The following are from one region of the Natronosporangium hydrolyticum genome:
- the nucS gene encoding endonuclease NucS: MRLVIARCSVDYAGRLSAHLPPAVRLLMVKADGSVSIHADDRAYKPLNWMSPPCRIEESPGVWRVVNKAGEQLRITLEEVLSDTSFEFGIDPGLQKDGVEAHLQELLAADPTTLGTGFTLVRREYPTAIGPVDLLCRDGGGASVAIEVKRRGDIDGVEQLTRYLELLNRDPLLAPVAGVFAAQEIKPQARVLAEDRGIRCVWLDYDALRNIEPDEARLF, translated from the coding sequence GTGCGGCTGGTTATTGCGCGATGCTCGGTGGACTATGCCGGCCGGTTGTCGGCGCACCTGCCGCCGGCGGTGCGGCTGCTGATGGTGAAGGCGGACGGGTCGGTCTCGATCCACGCCGACGACCGGGCCTACAAACCCCTCAACTGGATGAGTCCACCGTGCCGGATCGAAGAGTCACCGGGCGTCTGGCGGGTGGTCAACAAAGCGGGGGAGCAGCTGCGGATCACGCTGGAGGAGGTGCTCTCCGACACCTCCTTCGAGTTCGGGATCGACCCCGGCCTGCAGAAGGATGGGGTGGAGGCCCACCTGCAGGAGCTGCTCGCCGCCGACCCCACCACGCTCGGCACCGGCTTCACGCTGGTCCGGCGGGAGTACCCGACCGCGATCGGTCCGGTCGACCTGCTCTGTCGCGACGGGGGTGGGGCGAGCGTGGCGATCGAGGTGAAGCGCCGCGGCGACATCGACGGAGTGGAGCAGCTGACCCGCTACCTGGAGCTGCTCAACCGGGATCCGTTGCTGGCGCCGGTCGCGGGCGTCTTCGCCGCGCAGGAGATCAAACCGCAGGCCCGGGTGCTCGCCGAGGACCGCGGCATCCGCTGCGTCTGGCTCGACTACGACGCGCTGCGCAACATCGAGCCGGACGAGGCCCGGCTGTTCTGA
- a CDS encoding ABC transporter ATP-binding protein: protein MATEPTVLCAQELHVRYGETPVLAGLAAEVRTGEMLALVGRNGSGKSTLLRTLARLLPADAGTVLLDGADIARLPTAQVAQRLAVLPQGPVPPAGITVRELVEHGRFPHRGMFARATADDRRVVQEALDLTGLAGYADRYVDRLSGGERQRAWIALTLAQQTPVLLLDEPTTFLDIGHQLEVLDLVDRLRRDRALTVVLVLHDLNQAARYCDRIVALDQGRVVADGSPSSVVTPEFLASHFGVHATVTTDPVTGSVVCLPYAAATD from the coding sequence ATGGCGACCGAACCGACCGTGCTCTGCGCGCAAGAGCTGCACGTCCGGTACGGGGAGACCCCGGTGTTGGCCGGGCTGGCCGCCGAGGTGCGCACCGGCGAGATGCTGGCGCTGGTCGGCCGCAACGGATCGGGCAAGTCGACGCTGCTGCGTACCCTGGCGCGGCTGTTGCCGGCCGACGCCGGCACGGTGCTGCTGGATGGGGCGGACATCGCCCGGCTGCCCACCGCCCAGGTCGCCCAGCGGCTGGCGGTGCTCCCGCAGGGCCCCGTCCCCCCGGCCGGCATCACCGTCCGGGAGCTGGTGGAGCACGGTCGGTTCCCGCACCGGGGCATGTTCGCCCGTGCCACCGCCGACGACCGGCGGGTGGTCCAGGAAGCCCTGGATCTGACCGGGCTGGCCGGCTACGCCGACCGGTACGTCGATCGGCTCTCCGGTGGCGAGCGGCAACGGGCGTGGATCGCGCTGACCCTCGCCCAGCAGACCCCGGTGCTGCTGCTGGACGAGCCGACCACTTTCCTGGACATCGGCCACCAACTGGAGGTGCTCGACCTGGTGGACCGGCTGCGCCGGGACCGAGCGCTGACGGTGGTGCTGGTGCTGCACGACCTCAACCAGGCGGCGCGCTACTGCGACCGGATCGTCGCCCTGGATCAGGGCCGGGTGGTCGCCGACGGGTCACCGTCGTCGGTGGTGACTCCGGAGTTTCTCGCCAGCCACTTCGGGGTCCACGCCACGGTCACCACCGACCCGGTGACCGGCAGCGTCGTGTGCCTCCCCTACGCCGCCGCCACCGACTAG
- a CDS encoding FecCD family ABC transporter permease: MSRRSIPPARATIRPASGPGTASSDLPAAAGRFWLVLLLALILLAVLMVWSLGVGTVRLNPTEVVAALTGDPVAGFHHHIVVGLRLPRVLIAAVAGGMLGLAGGLLQAATRNTLAEPSLLGVSGGAVLALVATLVVTGLDSLPGPVAAVAALVGAFAAGGLVYSLSWARQTSPVRLVLDGVLISAMLSSVVSVLLLWDGSLFAAVLRWVVGSLNGRVWQDWALLWPWALLAVPAGLLLHRSASTLWLGDDIAAATGLPVGRARLLVFAAATVLTAGAVAAVGAVGFIGLLAPHIARLVVGSHPRRVLPLACLTGGALLVGADLLAEGLTALWPETGVQNRATLPAGAVTALLGGPVLVALLARHRFEGRR, from the coding sequence ATGAGCCGCCGCAGCATCCCGCCTGCCCGAGCGACCATCCGGCCGGCCAGCGGTCCGGGCACGGCCAGCAGCGATCTGCCCGCCGCCGCTGGCCGCTTCTGGCTGGTGCTCCTGCTCGCCCTGATCCTGCTCGCGGTTCTGATGGTCTGGTCGCTGGGGGTGGGAACGGTCCGGCTCAACCCGACCGAGGTGGTCGCCGCCCTCACCGGCGACCCGGTGGCCGGGTTCCACCACCACATCGTGGTCGGGCTGCGGCTGCCCCGGGTCCTGATCGCGGCGGTCGCCGGCGGCATGCTCGGCCTCGCCGGTGGCCTACTGCAGGCAGCGACCCGCAACACGCTGGCCGAGCCGTCCCTGTTGGGGGTCTCGGGCGGGGCGGTGCTGGCGCTGGTCGCCACACTGGTCGTCACCGGCCTGGACAGCCTGCCGGGGCCGGTCGCGGCGGTCGCGGCGCTGGTCGGCGCGTTCGCCGCTGGCGGCCTGGTCTACTCGCTCAGCTGGGCCCGGCAGACCAGCCCGGTGCGGCTGGTGCTCGACGGCGTACTGATCTCCGCCATGCTCTCCAGCGTCGTGTCGGTCCTGCTGCTATGGGACGGTTCGCTCTTCGCCGCGGTACTCCGCTGGGTGGTGGGCTCGCTGAACGGCCGGGTGTGGCAGGACTGGGCACTGTTGTGGCCCTGGGCGCTGCTGGCGGTGCCGGCCGGCCTATTGCTGCACCGCTCCGCCAGCACCCTGTGGCTCGGTGACGATATCGCCGCCGCCACCGGTCTACCGGTGGGTCGGGCCCGGTTGCTGGTCTTCGCCGCCGCCACCGTCCTGACCGCGGGCGCGGTCGCGGCGGTTGGAGCGGTGGGCTTCATCGGCCTGCTGGCCCCCCACATCGCCCGACTGGTGGTGGGCTCCCACCCCCGGCGGGTGCTGCCGCTGGCCTGCCTCACCGGTGGGGCGCTGCTGGTCGGGGCGGATCTGCTGGCGGAAGGGCTGACCGCGTTGTGGCCGGAGACCGGGGTCCAGAACCGGGCCACGCTGCCCGCCGGGGCGGTCACCGCGCTCCTCGGCGGCCCGGTGCTGGTCGCGCTGCTGGCCCGGCATCGATTCGAGGGACGCCGGTGA
- a CDS encoding FecCD family ABC transporter permease codes for MSFPTQTGERQSSSTAAPATGLRVVVLVAATLAVATIAAGLGLLTGNPPLDPAAVIAAIREPTADPHGVVVTELRLPRIVLALLAGGCLGLAGALLQDCLRNPLASPELLGVSGGAAFIVACVAVLGAPIPRGALPLAATAGGLAVGLAVIAIGARHRDPAALVLTGLACATFLTGGVIAVLTLGAPSDVGLFYQYLLGSLSNRSWDAVRTVLPWALGCLPAGVLLSHRLNVLRLGDDVAASLGVPVTATRRLVLVVACGLTAAVVAVVGPIAFVALIAPHIVRRATGVTDAWVVTSAAILVGAVLLLAADQAGRAITAPREVAAGVWTVLFGAPVLLALLRAKRATA; via the coding sequence GTGAGTTTTCCCACCCAAACCGGGGAGCGCCAGTCCAGTTCTACCGCCGCCCCGGCCACCGGCCTGCGAGTGGTGGTGCTGGTGGCGGCCACCCTCGCGGTCGCCACCATCGCCGCCGGGCTGGGACTGCTCACCGGCAACCCGCCGCTCGACCCGGCCGCGGTAATCGCCGCGATCCGGGAGCCCACCGCCGACCCGCACGGGGTGGTCGTCACCGAGCTCCGGCTGCCCCGGATCGTGCTGGCGCTGCTGGCCGGCGGCTGCCTCGGCCTGGCCGGGGCGCTGCTGCAGGACTGCCTGCGCAATCCGCTCGCCTCCCCGGAGCTGCTGGGAGTCAGCGGCGGCGCGGCCTTCATCGTGGCGTGTGTCGCGGTCCTCGGCGCACCGATCCCCCGGGGAGCGCTGCCGCTGGCCGCCACCGCCGGCGGCCTGGCGGTCGGGCTGGCGGTGATCGCGATCGGGGCCCGGCACCGGGACCCGGCCGCGCTGGTGCTGACCGGGCTGGCCTGCGCGACCTTCCTCACCGGCGGGGTGATCGCGGTGCTGACGCTGGGCGCCCCCAGCGACGTGGGCCTGTTCTACCAGTACCTGCTGGGCAGCCTCAGCAACCGGTCCTGGGACGCGGTGCGCACGGTGCTCCCCTGGGCGCTTGGGTGCCTGCCGGCCGGGGTGCTGCTCAGCCACCGGCTCAACGTGCTCCGGCTCGGCGATGACGTCGCCGCCTCACTCGGCGTTCCGGTCACGGCCACCCGGCGATTGGTGCTGGTGGTCGCCTGCGGCCTCACCGCCGCGGTGGTCGCGGTGGTCGGCCCGATCGCGTTCGTCGCCCTGATCGCCCCGCACATCGTGCGCCGGGCCACCGGCGTCACCGACGCCTGGGTGGTCACCAGCGCCGCCATCCTCGTCGGAGCGGTGCTGCTGCTCGCCGCCGACCAGGCTGGCCGGGCGATCACCGCTCCCCGGGAGGTGGCGGCCGGAGTGTGGACGGTGCTGTTCGGAGCCCCGGTCCTGCTGGCGCTGCTGCGCGCGAAGCGGGCCACGGCATGA
- a CDS encoding ABC transporter substrate-binding protein — MPARSRSLAPVLAIAALTLGAACSATADPDPAVTADSELTVEDWTGATITLPAPAERVVCLDGTCIDALTELGLPPVVSLQLDQVQHPDFFGPDVATEPLDGTFFEPSLEGIVAAEPDLVIGAATVHGQLREALAPIPFFAVSLPDGEAAVENLNRIATLTGRAGEAETAIDRYRDTLAAYQPGVRETEVLAMYGGATDDIGIDALDSAIGRLLAEYTSYPWPEAGEADGGFLELGLEDILAVDPAHIFVLDFGFDPSAPPLVEQLADRPVWGSLAAVEAGNVHVVDDRWWGTTGGTRGQQLYLDVVLPTVYPEEFPEPLGIAAS; from the coding sequence GTGCCTGCTCGTTCCCGCTCCCTCGCCCCGGTCTTAGCCATCGCCGCCCTGACCCTCGGGGCGGCCTGTAGCGCCACCGCCGACCCGGACCCGGCGGTGACCGCCGACTCCGAGCTCACCGTCGAAGACTGGACCGGGGCCACCATCACGCTGCCGGCCCCGGCCGAACGGGTGGTCTGCCTGGACGGCACCTGCATCGACGCGCTCACCGAGCTGGGGCTGCCCCCGGTGGTCTCGCTCCAGCTCGACCAGGTCCAGCACCCAGACTTCTTCGGCCCCGACGTGGCAACGGAGCCGCTGGACGGCACCTTCTTCGAGCCCAGCCTGGAGGGGATCGTCGCGGCCGAGCCGGACCTGGTGATCGGCGCCGCAACCGTCCACGGCCAGCTGCGCGAGGCCCTGGCGCCGATCCCGTTCTTTGCCGTGTCGCTGCCTGACGGCGAGGCCGCGGTGGAGAACCTGAACCGGATCGCCACCCTCACCGGCCGGGCCGGCGAGGCCGAGACGGCGATCGACCGCTACCGGGACACCCTCGCGGCGTACCAGCCGGGCGTACGGGAGACCGAGGTGCTCGCCATGTACGGCGGGGCCACCGACGACATCGGCATCGACGCACTCGACTCGGCGATCGGCCGGCTGCTCGCCGAGTACACCAGCTATCCCTGGCCGGAGGCGGGGGAGGCCGACGGCGGGTTCCTGGAGTTGGGCCTGGAAGACATCCTCGCAGTCGACCCAGCGCACATCTTCGTGCTCGACTTCGGCTTCGATCCCTCGGCCCCGCCGCTGGTGGAGCAGCTCGCCGACCGGCCAGTGTGGGGATCGCTGGCCGCGGTCGAGGCCGGCAATGTCCACGTGGTCGACGACCGGTGGTGGGGCACGACCGGCGGCACCCGGGGGCAACAGCTCTACTTGGATGTCGTCCTTCCCACCGTCTACCCCGAGGAGTTCCCGGAGCCGCTCGGCATCGCCGCGTCGTGA
- a CDS encoding aldehyde dehydrogenase family protein — protein MTELTSSNPGTGAEVGRFPVADPPILPPVIEAGRAAQQWWAELGFAQRRRRLLRFRALLAERMTEAADLVSAETGKPTAEAVVEVAAAIGDLDWSARHARRVLAPRRVRRVLPVAEGAAHLAYLPYGVVGVIGPWNYPVLTPVASLASALAAGNAVVFKPSELTPAVGQWLADRFAEVVPEAPVLQVIHGDGEVGAALCRSGVDKLSFTGSTATGRRVLEACAETLTPVVLEAGGKDAMIVDSDADLAAAADACVWGGLTNAGQTCAGIERVYVAAEIYDDFLDRVVAQASGLTVGTGPGADLGPITLPRQLPVIREQIADALARGAQAVLGGLDAVAPPYVHPTILVDVPAEADVAQEETFGPVLVVTPVPTMAEAVRLANQSRYGLGAAVFGRRRALAIAGQLRTGMVSVNDVLSFAGMSSLPWGGVGASGFGRVRGDDGLREFARPKSVVVRQAPSLVPSRTFRRTDRDVARLVALYRRWFGRPMR, from the coding sequence GTGACCGAGCTAACCTCCAGCAATCCCGGGACCGGGGCGGAGGTGGGCCGGTTCCCGGTCGCCGACCCGCCCATCCTGCCTCCCGTCATCGAGGCCGGCCGGGCCGCCCAGCAGTGGTGGGCCGAGCTGGGGTTTGCGCAGCGACGACGGCGGCTGCTGCGGTTCCGGGCGCTGCTCGCTGAGCGGATGACCGAGGCGGCCGACCTGGTCAGCGCCGAGACCGGCAAGCCCACCGCGGAGGCGGTGGTCGAGGTCGCCGCCGCGATCGGTGACCTCGACTGGAGCGCCCGGCACGCCCGCCGGGTGCTGGCCCCGCGCCGGGTCCGGCGGGTGCTGCCGGTGGCGGAGGGCGCCGCCCACCTGGCGTACCTGCCGTACGGAGTGGTCGGGGTCATCGGCCCATGGAACTATCCGGTGCTCACCCCGGTCGCCTCCCTCGCCAGCGCGCTGGCCGCCGGCAACGCGGTGGTCTTCAAGCCGAGCGAGCTGACCCCGGCGGTGGGGCAGTGGCTGGCCGACAGGTTTGCCGAGGTCGTCCCGGAGGCGCCGGTGCTCCAGGTGATACATGGCGACGGTGAGGTCGGGGCGGCGCTGTGCCGTTCCGGGGTGGACAAACTGTCGTTCACCGGGTCCACCGCGACCGGCCGCCGGGTGCTTGAAGCCTGCGCCGAGACCCTGACCCCGGTGGTGCTGGAGGCGGGCGGCAAGGACGCGATGATCGTCGACTCCGACGCCGACCTCGCCGCCGCCGCGGACGCCTGCGTCTGGGGTGGCCTGACCAACGCCGGCCAGACCTGTGCCGGCATCGAGCGGGTCTACGTCGCCGCCGAGATCTACGACGACTTTCTGGACCGGGTGGTTGCCCAGGCCAGCGGCCTGACCGTCGGCACCGGACCCGGCGCCGACCTCGGTCCGATCACCCTGCCCCGGCAGCTCCCGGTGATCCGGGAGCAGATCGCCGACGCGCTGGCCCGCGGCGCCCAGGCTGTGCTGGGCGGGCTGGACGCGGTGGCGCCGCCGTACGTCCACCCCACGATCCTGGTGGACGTGCCGGCCGAGGCCGACGTCGCCCAGGAGGAGACCTTCGGCCCGGTGCTGGTGGTCACTCCCGTGCCGACGATGGCCGAGGCGGTGCGGCTGGCCAACCAGAGCCGGTACGGCCTGGGCGCGGCGGTCTTCGGCCGGCGGCGGGCGTTGGCGATCGCCGGGCAGCTGCGGACCGGCATGGTGTCGGTCAACGATGTGCTTTCGTTCGCCGGCATGAGCTCGCTGCCCTGGGGTGGGGTGGGGGCCTCCGGGTTCGGCCGGGTCCGGGGCGACGACGGGCTGCGGGAGTTCGCCCGGCCCAAGTCGGTGGTGGTCCGGCAGGCGCCGTCGCTGGTACCGAGCCGCACCTTCCGGCGTACCGATCGGGATGTGGCGCGGCTGGTCGCGCTCTATCGCCGCTGGTTCGGTCGACCGATGCGATAA
- a CDS encoding SDR family NAD(P)-dependent oxidoreductase, with translation MRVSFVTGVSRGLGAALLDELFAAGDRVVGIGRSFTDEQRALPADRVLLREADLARPETLPEQAELSELLAGAESARLIHNAAVVTPIGAVGDLSATELATAVTVNLTAPMVLTNAFLGALPATTPATILFISSGAAHRIVDGWATYGATKRGGEEFFQAVAAQVAGRPVRVANANPGVMDTDMQAAIRAAASGDHWFPDQARFLDLHARGELPDPAQVARRLLDEHG, from the coding sequence ATGCGCGTGTCCTTCGTTACCGGTGTCTCCCGCGGGCTGGGGGCGGCCCTGCTCGATGAGCTGTTCGCCGCTGGCGACCGGGTGGTCGGGATCGGCCGCAGCTTCACCGACGAGCAGCGGGCGCTGCCGGCCGACCGGGTGCTACTACGGGAGGCCGATCTGGCCCGGCCGGAGACGCTGCCGGAGCAGGCGGAGTTGTCGGAGCTGCTCGCCGGGGCGGAGTCGGCGAGGCTGATCCACAATGCCGCGGTGGTGACCCCGATCGGGGCGGTTGGGGACCTCTCCGCCACCGAGCTGGCGACCGCGGTGACCGTCAACCTGACCGCTCCGATGGTGCTCACCAACGCCTTCCTCGGCGCCCTCCCGGCAACGACTCCGGCGACCATCCTGTTCATCTCCTCCGGGGCCGCGCATCGGATCGTCGATGGTTGGGCGACCTACGGCGCCACCAAGCGCGGCGGGGAGGAGTTCTTCCAGGCGGTGGCGGCGCAGGTGGCCGGCCGGCCGGTCCGGGTGGCGAACGCCAACCCGGGGGTGATGGACACCGACATGCAGGCGGCGATCCGGGCCGCGGCCAGCGGTGACCACTGGTTCCCCGACCAGGCGCGCTTCCTGGATCTGCACGCCCGCGGGGAGCTGCCCGATCCGGCCCAGGTGGCGCGCCGGCTGCTCGACGAGCACGGCTGA
- a CDS encoding prolyl oligopeptidase family serine peptidase: protein MATTTVTPFGEWPSPIAARSLTHAARRLSFPALVDDELWWCEDRPDEGGRTTVMARRGDGDLVELLSAPWSARTRVHEYGGRSFLPLPGPAGASLIFTNGADQRIYRLDPGAAEPHPLTPPANREGAPELRYADLTLVDDEIWCVREHHLPDGDLERAIVSIPLDGAAGQDPNAVVVVVEGARFLAHPRRSPDGTRLAWLAWDHPRMPWDGTELRVGLLRDGQVTSWSTVLGGPSEAVYQPEWDGDDHLITVSDRSGWWNLYRVPAPGVTGELTPLHPAEAEFAAPLWQLGAASWGRLTDGRLLCVHGAGNQQLGVLDPATGALTELPLPYQSLTMSLTVADDRAALVAASPDRPTAVVQVDVAGASHEVVRTAVDPEQLPDPRWLPVAETTTLTGPDGREVHTHIYPPRNPEHTGPPGARPPYVVFVHGGPTSNSPAALDLAKAYLTSRGIGVLDVNYGGSSGYGRAYRERLAGQWGIVDVQDAATAAAALVLRGDADPRRLAIRGGSAGGWTTLCAVTGTEVFAAGTSLFGVTDVRRLAEITHDFESRYVTKLVGEAELAHDTRSPLHRADRTRCPVLLLQGSDDPVVPAEQAEQFRDALAANDIPHALLVFPGEQHGFRKAESIIAAAEAELSFYGQVMGFDPVGVPRLPLSSAQSG, encoded by the coding sequence ATGGCTACCACGACGGTTACCCCCTTTGGTGAATGGCCCTCGCCGATCGCAGCCCGGTCGCTCACCCACGCGGCCCGGCGACTGAGCTTCCCGGCGCTGGTCGACGACGAGCTCTGGTGGTGCGAAGACCGACCCGACGAGGGCGGACGGACCACGGTGATGGCGCGGCGCGGCGACGGCGACCTGGTCGAGCTACTCTCCGCACCCTGGAGCGCGCGGACCCGCGTCCACGAGTACGGCGGCCGTTCCTTCCTGCCGCTACCCGGCCCCGCCGGCGCCTCGTTGATCTTTACCAACGGCGCCGACCAGCGGATCTACCGGCTCGACCCCGGCGCTGCCGAACCCCACCCGTTGACCCCGCCGGCCAACCGGGAAGGGGCGCCAGAGCTGCGCTACGCCGACCTGACCCTGGTCGACGACGAGATCTGGTGCGTCCGCGAGCACCACCTGCCCGACGGCGATCTGGAACGCGCCATCGTCTCGATCCCGCTGGACGGAGCCGCCGGCCAGGACCCGAACGCGGTGGTCGTGGTGGTGGAGGGGGCCAGGTTCCTCGCCCACCCCCGCCGCTCCCCCGACGGCACCCGGCTGGCCTGGCTGGCCTGGGACCACCCCCGGATGCCCTGGGACGGCACCGAGCTACGGGTCGGGCTGCTCCGGGACGGCCAGGTCACCTCCTGGAGCACCGTGCTCGGCGGCCCCAGCGAGGCGGTCTACCAACCCGAGTGGGACGGCGACGACCACCTGATCACCGTCTCCGACCGCAGCGGCTGGTGGAATCTCTACCGGGTCCCCGCCCCGGGCGTGACCGGGGAGCTCACCCCGTTGCACCCGGCCGAAGCCGAGTTCGCCGCCCCGCTGTGGCAGCTCGGCGCGGCCAGCTGGGGCCGGCTCACCGACGGCCGGCTGCTCTGCGTCCACGGTGCCGGCAATCAGCAGCTGGGGGTGCTCGACCCGGCGACCGGCGCGCTCACCGAGCTGCCGCTGCCCTATCAGAGCCTCACCATGTCGTTGACGGTCGCCGACGACCGGGCCGCGCTGGTCGCCGCCTCGCCTGACCGACCCACTGCGGTGGTCCAGGTCGATGTGGCCGGGGCCAGCCACGAGGTGGTACGCACCGCGGTCGACCCGGAGCAGCTGCCCGATCCCCGCTGGCTGCCGGTGGCCGAGACCACCACCCTGACCGGCCCGGACGGCCGGGAGGTGCACACCCACATCTACCCACCGCGCAACCCGGAGCACACCGGGCCACCCGGCGCCCGCCCCCCGTACGTGGTCTTCGTCCACGGCGGGCCCACCAGCAACTCCCCCGCCGCGCTCGACCTCGCCAAGGCGTACCTCACCAGCCGAGGGATCGGGGTCCTGGACGTCAACTATGGCGGGTCGAGCGGCTACGGCCGGGCCTACCGGGAGCGGCTGGCCGGGCAGTGGGGCATCGTCGACGTCCAGGATGCGGCGACCGCCGCCGCGGCCCTGGTGCTGCGCGGCGACGCCGACCCGCGACGGTTGGCGATCCGCGGCGGCAGCGCCGGCGGTTGGACCACCCTGTGCGCGGTGACCGGCACCGAGGTCTTCGCCGCCGGCACTTCGCTCTTCGGGGTGACCGATGTCCGCCGGTTGGCCGAGATCACCCATGACTTCGAGTCCCGGTACGTTACGAAGCTCGTGGGCGAAGCCGAACTCGCGCACGACACCCGGTCGCCGCTGCACCGCGCCGACCGCACCCGCTGCCCGGTGCTGCTACTGCAAGGCTCCGACGACCCGGTGGTCCCCGCCGAGCAGGCGGAGCAGTTCCGGGACGCGCTCGCCGCCAACGACATCCCGCACGCGCTGCTCGTCTTCCCGGGTGAGCAGCACGGCTTCCGCAAGGCCGAGTCGATCATCGCCGCGGCCGAGGCGGAGCTGTCCTTCTACGGCCAGGTCATGGGGTTCGACCCGGTCGGTGTCCCGAGGCTACCGCTGAGCTCGGCGCAGTCCGGCTGA
- a CDS encoding sugar transferase — MRRYVVGLVLLDAAVAVVAAVAAGQLRFGGDSPPLADPQYASLVVLLPLAWIAALSLHRGYDPRLLFVGGEEYQRVLRAGVTVTAGIAVAAYTVQADVARGALLAAVLATVVLDVVGRYLLRQRLRRAWAAGRHLRRVLVVGHDRSVAAMARQLRHERYHGLGVVGACLPPTDPAGDPPPARVTGTDLRVFGSFEEVPAAVRCCQADVVVVLASPELDGVALRRLAWQLERDRIELIVASALLDVTGERATLRPVDGLPMLHVEHPRLTGARRMVKTVADRVGAALLLLLLAPLLAVIALAVRLDRRAPGPAIFRQVRVGRDGAEFRIWKFRTMHVDAEARLASVRHLNQHDGVLFKLRDDPRVTPIGRVLRRFSLDELPQLVNVVRGEMSLVGPRPGLPAEVAEYPSDMRRRLVVKPGVTGLWQVSGRADLTWAESMRLDLRYVENWSLTLDLVILLRTVTAVLRRSGAY; from the coding sequence ATGCGCCGGTATGTCGTGGGGCTGGTGCTGCTGGACGCGGCGGTCGCGGTGGTGGCCGCGGTCGCGGCAGGACAGCTGCGCTTCGGTGGCGACTCGCCGCCGTTGGCCGACCCCCAGTACGCGTCGCTGGTGGTGCTGCTGCCGCTGGCCTGGATCGCGGCGTTGTCGCTGCACCGCGGCTACGACCCGCGGCTGCTCTTCGTCGGCGGCGAGGAGTATCAACGCGTGCTGCGGGCCGGCGTGACCGTGACGGCCGGGATCGCCGTCGCCGCATATACGGTGCAGGCCGATGTCGCCCGCGGAGCACTGCTCGCCGCGGTGCTGGCCACGGTCGTGCTCGACGTCGTCGGCCGGTATCTGTTGCGGCAGCGGCTCCGCCGAGCCTGGGCCGCCGGCCGCCACCTGCGACGGGTGCTGGTGGTGGGGCACGACCGATCGGTCGCCGCGATGGCCCGGCAACTACGCCACGAGCGGTACCACGGGCTCGGGGTGGTCGGTGCCTGCCTGCCGCCGACCGACCCGGCCGGTGACCCGCCCCCGGCCCGGGTCACCGGCACCGACCTGCGGGTCTTCGGCAGCTTCGAGGAGGTTCCGGCGGCGGTGCGGTGTTGCCAGGCCGACGTCGTGGTGGTGCTGGCCAGCCCGGAGCTCGACGGGGTGGCGCTCCGCCGCCTCGCCTGGCAGCTGGAGCGGGACCGGATCGAGTTGATCGTCGCGAGCGCATTGCTGGATGTCACCGGCGAGCGGGCCACGCTCCGGCCGGTGGACGGTCTGCCCATGTTGCACGTCGAGCATCCCCGGTTGACCGGTGCCCGCCGGATGGTCAAGACCGTCGCCGACCGGGTCGGGGCGGCGCTGTTGCTGCTGTTGCTGGCGCCGCTGCTAGCGGTGATCGCCCTCGCGGTCCGGCTGGACCGGCGGGCGCCCGGCCCGGCCATTTTCCGGCAGGTCCGGGTGGGGCGCGACGGCGCCGAGTTCCGGATCTGGAAGTTCCGGACCATGCACGTCGACGCGGAGGCGCGGCTGGCCAGCGTGCGCCACTTGAACCAGCACGACGGCGTGCTGTTCAAGCTGCGTGACGACCCGCGGGTCACCCCGATCGGCCGGGTGTTGCGCCGGTTCTCGCTGGACGAGCTGCCGCAGCTGGTCAACGTGGTCCGCGGCGAGATGTCGCTGGTGGGCCCCCGCCCCGGCCTGCCGGCCGAGGTCGCCGAGTACCCGAGTGACATGCGCCGCCGGCTGGTGGTCAAGCCTGGGGTGACCGGCCTGTGGCAGGTCTCGGGGCGGGCCGACCTCACCTGGGCGGAGAGCATGCGCCTGGATCTGCGCTATGTGGAGAACTGGTCGCTCACTCTCGACCTGGTGATCCTCTTGCGTACGGTCACCGCGGTGCTGCGCCGTTCCGGCGCCTACTAG